A window of the Tunturibacter empetritectus genome harbors these coding sequences:
- a CDS encoding efflux RND transporter periplasmic adaptor subunit translates to MADKMVTTTTQRAGTPSLAVSLLFLSASLLLQSGCKKADDSADKPVVTVQAVHPTSGSITEEIDADAILAPVAQAAILPKVTAPVRKFYVQRGSHVKAGQLVATLENEDLAAAAMDNKGAFDAAQGAYATATQSAVPEEQTRSRLDLEQAKATLDLDNSILEARKQLLAQGAIPGRDYDTARTTALQAQAAYDIAKQKYEALTKVGTSASLESAKGTLASAKGKYLGAQAQLSYTNIRTPISGVVTDRPLFAGETAAAGTPVVTVMDTSFMIAKLHVAQIQAQRLSLGSPATITVPGVEEPVDAKVSLISPALDPGSTTVEVWLRVPNSKGHLKAGTSVRATLKGKTVENALLIPTEAVQRSPEGAGKIVMVVGADGAAAKRAVTVGIQTDESAEILSGLKPSDTVITTGGYGLDEGTKVKVGPAEEKGSAGKSDDDAGGK, encoded by the coding sequence GTGGCCGACAAAATGGTAACTACGACGACTCAACGGGCTGGGACACCGTCATTGGCCGTGTCTTTGCTGTTCCTGTCTGCTTCCCTGCTGCTTCAGAGCGGCTGCAAGAAGGCGGACGATTCAGCCGATAAGCCAGTGGTCACAGTGCAAGCCGTCCATCCCACGAGCGGCTCGATCACTGAGGAGATTGACGCAGATGCAATACTTGCTCCTGTTGCGCAGGCCGCAATTTTACCTAAGGTGACTGCGCCGGTGCGTAAGTTTTACGTTCAACGCGGCTCCCATGTTAAGGCCGGCCAGCTTGTGGCAACGCTTGAAAACGAAGATCTCGCGGCGGCCGCGATGGATAACAAAGGCGCGTTCGATGCAGCGCAAGGGGCCTATGCGACGGCAACGCAGTCTGCGGTTCCTGAAGAGCAAACCCGATCGCGGCTTGATCTGGAGCAGGCCAAGGCGACGCTCGATCTGGACAATAGCATCCTCGAGGCCCGCAAGCAGTTGCTGGCTCAGGGAGCGATACCTGGCCGCGATTACGATACTGCGCGAACGACGGCACTACAGGCGCAGGCCGCTTACGATATCGCGAAGCAGAAGTACGAGGCACTTACCAAGGTTGGCACCAGCGCTTCGCTAGAGTCGGCCAAGGGGACGCTCGCCTCTGCAAAGGGAAAGTACCTGGGTGCGCAGGCGCAACTTAGTTACACCAACATCAGAACGCCGATCTCTGGCGTTGTAACGGATCGACCACTGTTCGCAGGGGAGACTGCCGCTGCAGGAACTCCCGTTGTGACGGTGATGGATACCTCTTTCATGATCGCGAAGCTGCACGTCGCACAGATTCAGGCACAGCGACTGAGCCTGGGCTCTCCCGCTACGATTACGGTACCGGGAGTCGAGGAGCCCGTGGATGCCAAGGTTTCGCTGATCAGTCCGGCGCTCGACCCTGGCAGCACGACGGTGGAGGTCTGGCTGCGAGTACCCAATTCCAAGGGTCATCTGAAGGCCGGAACTTCGGTGCGCGCTACTCTTAAGGGAAAGACTGTGGAGAATGCGCTGCTGATTCCGACGGAAGCAGTTCAGCGGTCGCCAGAGGGCGCGGGCAAGATCGTCATGGTGGTCGGCGCGGACGGCGCGGCTGCAAAACGAGCGGTCACAGTAGGCATACAGACTGACGAATCAGCGGAGATCCTTAGCGGTCTCAAGCCGAGCGATACGGTGATTACGACTGGCGGCTATGGGCTGGACGAAGGCACGAAGGTGAAGGTGGGGCCGGCCGAGGAGAAAGGTTCGGCAGGCAAGAGCGACGACGATGCGGGAGGCAAATAG
- a CDS encoding TolC family protein translates to MKRIFLFNPIFAFGWVMALVLAPSPAEAWQTTTSGVAAPELTGAPQSAASPTTDAGATQANGGVMAQASVQGTNQAGQAVTLDQALSLARANEPAFAAAVAASKTAQLDRSIARAALLPSVVYHNQFLYTQPNGARNGTGSIGTTQPSPRFIANNTVHEYISQGVATETIGLAQYTALARAGAAAAIASAEMEISRRGLTSTVVGLFYNSTAAQQRIVVQQRATDEAADFVKQTQQREAAREVAHADVIKAQLTLQQRQRDLGDAQLQAQKARLDLGVLLFPDPRSPYSVTLPAATSLPERTVVETQAAANNPELKSALATLRAKDLDITTARAAYLPDLVLNYSYGIDAPQFAANGPDGVRNLGYSASATLDIPVWDWFATQHKIKQAHILRDAAKVALTSTQRTLIAQLDEFYGEASLAHDQLASLELSVQTARESLHLTRMRYSAGEATVLEVVDAQNSLTSAELAYQDGTIRYQLALANLQLLTGTI, encoded by the coding sequence ATGAAACGAATCTTTTTATTCAATCCGATCTTCGCGTTTGGCTGGGTGATGGCACTGGTCCTCGCGCCATCACCAGCTGAAGCGTGGCAGACGACAACTTCCGGGGTAGCTGCACCGGAGCTTACAGGTGCGCCGCAGAGTGCAGCCTCGCCAACAACTGACGCTGGAGCCACGCAGGCGAATGGTGGCGTGATGGCACAGGCGAGTGTGCAGGGTACGAACCAGGCTGGTCAGGCCGTTACGCTTGACCAGGCGCTGTCGCTGGCAAGGGCGAACGAGCCCGCATTTGCCGCGGCGGTGGCAGCGAGTAAGACGGCACAGCTTGACCGATCAATTGCCCGGGCGGCGTTGCTTCCCTCTGTGGTGTACCACAATCAGTTTCTCTATACTCAGCCGAATGGGGCGCGTAACGGGACCGGCTCGATCGGGACGACACAGCCTTCGCCCAGGTTCATCGCCAACAATACAGTGCACGAGTACATCAGCCAGGGCGTGGCTACCGAGACGATTGGGCTTGCACAGTACACTGCTCTGGCTCGCGCTGGTGCGGCTGCTGCAATTGCCAGTGCAGAGATGGAGATTAGCCGCAGGGGTTTGACCTCGACGGTCGTCGGACTTTTTTACAATTCAACTGCTGCGCAGCAACGGATTGTCGTTCAACAGCGCGCCACTGACGAAGCTGCCGACTTTGTGAAGCAGACGCAGCAGCGCGAAGCGGCAAGAGAGGTGGCCCATGCGGATGTCATCAAGGCGCAGTTGACGCTGCAACAACGGCAGCGAGATCTTGGAGACGCTCAATTGCAGGCGCAGAAGGCTCGGCTTGATCTTGGCGTGCTGCTGTTTCCTGATCCGCGCTCGCCGTATAGTGTGACGCTTCCTGCGGCAACTTCGCTTCCGGAGCGAACGGTGGTGGAGACACAGGCCGCCGCGAATAATCCTGAGTTGAAGAGCGCTCTGGCAACGCTGCGAGCGAAGGATCTCGACATTACGACAGCGCGTGCTGCTTACCTGCCGGACCTGGTGCTGAACTACTCGTATGGTATCGATGCTCCGCAGTTCGCCGCGAATGGCCCTGACGGTGTTCGCAACCTTGGCTACTCCGCTTCGGCGACGCTCGATATTCCTGTGTGGGACTGGTTTGCGACGCAGCACAAGATTAAACAGGCGCACATTCTTCGTGATGCTGCCAAGGTGGCACTGACTTCGACGCAGCGCACCTTGATCGCCCAGCTTGATGAGTTTTATGGAGAGGCTTCCCTCGCTCACGATCAGCTTGCTTCGCTGGAGTTGAGCGTGCAGACGGCGCGGGAGAGCCTTCACCTGACACGGATGCGCTACTCCGCCGGCGAGGCGACTGTTCTCGAAGTTGTCGATGCGCAGAACTCGTTGACCAGCGCAGAGCTTGCGTATCAGGACGGCACCATTCGCTATCAGCTTGCGCTGGCAAATCTTCAACTACTTACGGGGACGATTTAA
- a CDS encoding YncE family protein, with the protein MPNTSRRVVSSLLFAASTLVPFFTIASATAQKPFQIEQRWTIGGTGGWDYLTADPATHRLYIAHLTRVDVVDTTTGKVIGAIEGLTRCHGVVIAPDGKTGFVSDGGANDVVVFDTSNFATLTKIPAGTNPDGIVYEGSTNTLWAFNGTSKNATVIDAASRKAIGTVALPGKPEFPQSDDAGTVFVNIEDKNSIVRLDAKAQKISATWALSGCDSPSGLAFDKEGGRLFSVCDGKKMAITDSHTGKSLGTPTIGDGPDAAGYDASKKLAFSSNGDGTLSVVDASKATYPVIQTLPTMKGARTMAFDSSTGKIYTVTAKFGATPPATAATPRPRPSILPDSFTVLVIGQD; encoded by the coding sequence ATGCCGAATACAAGCAGACGAGTCGTCTCTTCTCTCCTCTTTGCCGCATCGACGCTGGTTCCCTTCTTCACGATAGCGTCTGCTACGGCGCAAAAACCATTTCAGATTGAACAACGATGGACCATCGGAGGCACGGGAGGTTGGGACTACCTGACGGCCGATCCGGCAACACACCGCCTTTACATCGCGCATCTGACCCGGGTCGACGTCGTCGATACCACGACTGGAAAGGTGATCGGAGCGATTGAAGGATTGACCCGATGCCACGGCGTCGTCATCGCTCCCGATGGCAAGACCGGCTTCGTCTCCGATGGCGGAGCAAACGACGTTGTGGTGTTCGATACCTCCAACTTCGCGACGCTGACGAAGATTCCGGCCGGAACCAATCCTGACGGCATCGTCTACGAGGGCTCTACCAACACGCTCTGGGCGTTCAACGGAACCAGCAAGAACGCGACGGTGATCGATGCAGCCAGTCGCAAGGCAATCGGTACGGTCGCGCTGCCCGGCAAACCGGAGTTTCCGCAGAGCGACGATGCAGGAACTGTCTTCGTCAATATTGAAGATAAGAACAGCATCGTGCGACTGGACGCCAAGGCGCAGAAGATTTCGGCTACGTGGGCTCTGTCCGGGTGCGACTCACCGTCTGGGCTGGCCTTCGATAAGGAGGGCGGACGTCTGTTTTCGGTCTGTGACGGTAAGAAGATGGCCATCACCGATTCGCACACCGGCAAGTCACTGGGTACGCCGACCATTGGCGATGGGCCTGATGCCGCTGGATATGACGCAAGCAAGAAGCTGGCCTTCTCTTCGAATGGCGATGGCACGTTGAGCGTCGTCGATGCCAGCAAGGCAACGTATCCAGTGATTCAAACGCTGCCGACGATGAAGGGCGCGAGAACGATGGCGTTCGACTCGTCAACCGGAAAGATCTACACGGTCACGGCCAAGTTCGGCGCCACCCCGCCTGCAACCGCTGCGACTCCTCGCCCGCGACCCTCTATTCTGCCCGACAGCTTTACGGTGCTGGTGATCGGCCAAGACTAG
- a CDS encoding sensor histidine kinase has translation MKSYSLTRRLIAAVLLVELCSLLALIGIASVYEGISHFRAFDVTLRGRVDSVLGAVQDAEDPEDNLMLYGTEGLAPRRDIYIVRDDRGRVIGSQGWPGGEQELASKDTREFRNLTVGGIHYRVIRRPGLRIVDPGDAKGGIARHVIILYGSRTHPVWERVRNAIAFYALSGLLLLMITGVVLLHLLRSGLQPLYELVEQAGKISVNSWNLGPSSQARYVRELEPLVSAIESALLRLEQSFAQQKQFVSDAAHELKTSVAVVKSSFQLLTMRSRSAKEYEEGLERVRIDSERMEELVAKMLTLARLEDGAEQPESYRMVELGDVLRDVAEHFRTLASFHRINLVINAERPVFVSCDPDQVRLLCSNLIHNAIQHSGEGAEVRAIVTSRDSVARLVIEDDGIGVPEEVLPHVFDRFYRGDPSRSRRTGGTGLGLAISKAIVLRYHGAISLESRPGQGTSAIVTLPLVQIATEKTYPGTASSREKGVPTS, from the coding sequence ATGAAGAGTTACTCGCTGACGCGGCGACTGATTGCGGCTGTGCTCCTGGTGGAACTGTGCTCACTGCTGGCTTTGATTGGAATCGCCAGTGTTTATGAGGGCATTTCACACTTTCGCGCGTTCGATGTAACGCTTCGCGGCCGGGTGGATTCGGTACTGGGAGCGGTGCAGGACGCAGAAGACCCTGAAGACAACCTGATGCTTTATGGAACCGAAGGGCTGGCTCCGCGGCGAGACATTTATATCGTTCGCGACGACCGTGGCCGCGTGATCGGGTCGCAGGGGTGGCCGGGGGGCGAGCAGGAGCTGGCCAGTAAGGACACGCGGGAGTTTCGCAATCTGACGGTTGGAGGGATTCACTATCGCGTCATACGCAGGCCCGGTCTGCGGATCGTCGATCCGGGGGATGCGAAAGGTGGCATTGCCCGGCATGTCATTATTCTCTACGGCTCGCGCACTCATCCGGTGTGGGAGCGAGTGCGGAATGCCATAGCGTTCTATGCACTCTCGGGCCTCCTGCTGCTGATGATCACCGGCGTTGTGCTGCTGCACCTTTTGCGCAGCGGACTTCAACCGTTATACGAACTGGTCGAGCAGGCGGGCAAGATCTCGGTCAACTCGTGGAATCTGGGTCCCTCGAGTCAGGCCCGCTATGTGCGGGAGCTTGAGCCGCTTGTCTCGGCCATTGAGTCGGCGCTGCTGAGGCTGGAGCAGTCCTTCGCGCAACAAAAGCAGTTTGTCAGCGATGCAGCCCACGAACTGAAGACCTCGGTGGCGGTGGTGAAGTCTTCCTTTCAGCTTCTGACGATGCGGTCGAGGTCGGCGAAGGAGTATGAAGAGGGGCTTGAGCGAGTGAGGATCGACTCGGAGCGGATGGAGGAGCTTGTCGCCAAGATGCTAACCCTGGCGCGGCTTGAGGATGGCGCGGAACAGCCGGAGTCGTATCGGATGGTGGAACTTGGCGATGTTCTCCGTGATGTGGCGGAGCACTTTCGGACGCTGGCGAGCTTCCACCGCATCAACCTGGTGATCAACGCGGAGAGGCCGGTCTTCGTTTCCTGCGATCCCGACCAGGTTCGGCTGCTCTGCTCGAACCTGATTCATAATGCGATTCAGCATAGCGGGGAGGGCGCAGAGGTTCGCGCGATCGTAACGAGCCGGGACAGTGTGGCCCGATTGGTTATTGAAGACGATGGAATCGGAGTTCCAGAGGAGGTACTTCCTCATGTCTTCGACCGTTTCTATCGTGGAGACCCGTCGCGTAGTCGACGAACGGGCGGTACGGGTCTGGGGCTGGCGATCTCAAAGGCGATCGTTTTGCGATACCACGGAGCGATAAGCCTGGAGAGCAGGCCGGGACAGGGCACGAGCGCTATTGTTACTCTGCCACTGGTCCAGATCGCAACAGAGAAAACGTATCCTGGGACCGCGAGTAGCCGGGAAAAAGGAGTTCCTACTTCTTAA
- a CDS encoding STAS domain-containing protein, whose translation MLLSLSSRFVRNVYLIQCKGRIVLGAEVKALEAMLDEGAREFSRLVVELSEVSRLDSIGLGLLVRFSERMRRRGGDLRLAGPPKFLTDLLKLTKVSALLESYATEEEAIQSYLRERPTVATQKQEGPRVLVVDESADLCVFVRTVLMQHGYDVRSTCSFRDAKTLLQVEGIEYLVVGPSTPRLSAETVMQSLTALAPRAKALQLDPEFKIRDVQEASDALLQLFASGD comes from the coding sequence ATGCTGTTAAGTCTGAGTTCGCGGTTTGTTAGAAACGTCTACCTGATTCAGTGCAAGGGGCGTATTGTTCTGGGCGCTGAGGTGAAGGCGCTGGAGGCAATGCTGGATGAGGGGGCGCGTGAGTTCTCTCGGCTGGTGGTGGAGTTGAGCGAGGTGAGCCGGCTGGACAGCATTGGGCTGGGTCTGCTGGTGCGATTCTCCGAACGGATGCGCCGACGCGGGGGCGATCTTCGGCTGGCTGGGCCGCCGAAGTTTCTTACGGACCTGCTGAAGTTGACGAAGGTCTCCGCTTTGCTGGAGAGCTATGCGACCGAGGAGGAGGCGATTCAGTCGTATTTGAGAGAGCGGCCGACGGTGGCGACGCAGAAGCAGGAGGGCCCGCGGGTGCTGGTGGTGGATGAGTCGGCGGACCTTTGCGTGTTTGTGAGGACAGTGCTGATGCAGCATGGATATGACGTGAGATCGACCTGCTCATTCCGCGACGCGAAGACGCTGCTGCAGGTGGAAGGGATAGAGTATCTGGTGGTGGGGCCGAGCACTCCGCGTCTGTCTGCAGAGACGGTGATGCAGTCGCTGACGGCGCTGGCTCCGCGGGCGAAGGCGCTGCAGCTTGATCCTGAGTTCAAGATTCGAGATGTGCAGGAGGCTAGTGATGCGCTGCTGCAGTTGTTTGCGAGCGGCGATTAG